One Streptomyces sp. CG4 genomic window, CGAAATCGAGGGCGTCGACGAAGCGCACGGAACCATCGGGCGCCCACAGCTCGTACTGCGCCTCGAGCGCAACCGCCAATGTGATCATCGGGCCTGCAGGCAAGGACATGCAGATGTTTCCGCCGACGGTCGCCGCGTTCCAGACCTTGAACGAGGACAGGAATGCCTCACAGCTTTTCCTGAAGAGAATTCCGGCGGTCCAGCCCTCCGGCCACGGAAAGGTGTACAGGTCGCGAATGGTGCAGGTGGCGCTGATCTCCAGGCCCTCGTCCGTCAGGACAAGGGGCTCCCAACGCAACGCGGTCAGGTCGATCAGCCTGCGCAGGTCCGGCTGCTCCGTGGAGTAGAGCCATGTGCCGCCTGCGAGCCAGGCGTCGCCCTCGTGCCAGTCCCTGCCTGGCCGCTCGGACGGTCGCCGGACTACTTCGGTGATGGTGTTGAGGTCCATGAGAACCGACCTACGGGAGAGGGGACCTACGGAAGACAACTGTCCCGTGGCATTCCTGGAGTTGGTTTCCCGCTGACCGACGGAGTTCCGGCCATGAGGCCGCACCGTTCGGGGTCACTGCGTCAGGAGTGACCGGCGGGCACAGACGCCTTTTTCACAGCGTATCGCAGCATGTGAATACGGTCCGAGAGGACAGGACCACTGAACGTATCCGATGCGCCCCGGACAGTAGTGCCGGTGTTTCATCGGGCGATCATGTCTCAGGGCAACCGCAACCCCGCTACCGTGTGCCGGCGCCGACTCAGTGCAGTCGGCGAACCGCACTGAGTCACATCCCCGTACTAGAGCAGACCGGCCCGGGCCGCCTGGATGCCCGCCTGGAAGCGGGTCCGCGCGCCCAGCTCGTCCATCACCTCGTGCACCCACCGCTGGACGGTGCGCGGTGAAACGCCCAACTGGCGAGCGATGCTGTCATCGGTGAACCCGGCCGACAGCAGCGTCAGCAGTTCGCCCCGGCGGTTCCCCGCGCCGAGCGTCGGGCCGCCTGCGTCCGGCACCCGTACCGCCCGATGCCAGTATGCCTCGAACATCCCGGTCAGCGCGTCCAGCAGGGAAGAGGCGCGGACCAGTACCGCGGCTTGCAACTCGGAGCCAGTGGCCACCGGCAGCATGGCCCAGCGGTCGTCCACCATGGCCAGCTTGCAGGGGAGTTGGGGGAGTAGCCTCGCTTCCTCTCCGGCCGCGACCACCTCGCGGATCTCGGTCAGTCGGCCGGGGGCGCTGAGCGAACCTGCCTCGTACACCGCGCGGATGCGCACTCTACGGGCCAGCAGGGAGCGTTCCAGTTCGGTGTCGGTGGGTGAGATGTGCGGGGGCTTGTCGAACAGCATGAGATGCCGCTGTGCGCCGTCTTGCATCTGCCGCCAGCGCTCGGCGATGGCGGCCTGTCCGGTGACGACCTCCACGAGGTCAGCCATCTGCGGTTGCTGGGCCCGCCGGTAGGCCCGCATCAACTCGCCCACCCGGCCGCGGGTGCGCAGCAGTTCCCGCTCCCGGCGTAGCAGCAGTGCCTCGACGGCGACGTCGGGCGCCGCGGCTGACCAGTGGACCGGAACGGCATCGTGCCGGGTGACCAGACCTTGTTGGGCGAGCGCGGTCAGCAGCCGCTCGGCGCGGTCGGCCGTAATGCCCAACTCCATGGCGAGACCGGCTGCCGTACAGCGCGCGGAGGCGAGCACACGTAGATAGGCGTTCTGTTCCGCTTCAGGAATACCAAGGCCTTCGAGCAGACCACCCGAGGCCGCGCGCAGGGGCGCCTGCGGCTGGGCTGCGCCTGACACAGTGTGAAAACCGGCTGGGAACACCCTGACCGTCCTTCGGCTCCGGGCGGGCGGAGCTGGACGAGCGGTACCCGCCGGGAGGCCATTGTGTCATGTTCTCGCCATGGCGGGTTCCTGTTGCCGCCTGACTCTTGAGAGTTCACACAGGCCCCACCCACGATGAACCCCGGTCTGACAGGCCCCCCGAACATCGACTCCACCCCCACAGGAGACCGATACATGGGCACGAATACAGGAACCAGACGCAATCGCTTCGCCGGCCGGGCGACAACCGCGGGGCTGCTGCTCGCCGCCGTCGCTCTCGTCCCGGCATGTGCCGGAACGTCGGCGGGCGCCGCCAGTACGGGATTCGGCCCGCACACGCAGCGATTCCAGGACAGCAACTGGGGCGGATACGTTGCCACCGGAAGCTTCAGCACCATCAGCGGCTCGTGGACCGAACCGCATGTGACCTGCAACAGCAGTAACGACCTGTTCGCCCCCTGGGTCGGCCTGGACGGCTACGGTTCGCAGACGGTGGAACAGACCGGTGTGCAGACCGACTGCTCCAGCGGGTCGCCGGTCCTCTCTGCCTGGTACGAGATGTACCCTGCCGCGCCGGTGTACTGGAACGACCCGGTCTCCGAAGGCGACAGCATCACGGCCTCAGCGGTCTCCAACGGCGGAGGCAGCTACACGCTGACGCTCACCGACAACACCCAGGGCTGGACCGAACACATCGACCAGAACCTCGGCGCGAACAACGCCAGTGCCGAAGCGGTCATCGAGTCCCCCACCCAGAGCTATCCGTCCTTCAGCCAACTGGACTTCTCCGGTGTGACGGTGGACGGCCAGTCGTTCGAAGCGACGAATCCGCAGGCGTTCACCAGCGGCGGCTACGCGCCGGGACCGCTGTCCGGGGGCTCCTTCTCCATGACGCCGAGCGGCGCTGCCCGTACGCCACACACGCCCGCCGAACGGCCGGGTGTCATCCGCTACTGACGGCCGCTCCGCGCAAGCTTGGAACCACCAGGGGTGCCCGGACCGCACCGGTCCGGGCACCCCGGCCGGTCAGACGGCGGAAGACACCCGGCAGGTGAACTCACCGAAGCCCACCTTCCTGCCCGCGGACATGGTCCTGCATCCGCCACCGCGGATTGAGTGAGAGCGTCAACAGCACCAGCAAGCCGCGGAAACACGTCGCCGCGTCGCGTCCTGGTCCTGACCGTCGGCCGCATCGTTCACTGGGCCCCCGGCGCAACTGCCGCCTGTCACCGGGTGCGCAGGAGGCGGGCCAGGAGCGGGCGGTAGTGCGCGAAGGGGGGCACGGTGGCTTTCGGGTCCTTTGCTGCCTCGTCCCAGCGTCTGAGGGCTGTGGCTTGTCGAGCGTGCGGGAGGGCCGCGAACTGGTCGGCTTCGGCGGCGGACATGGGGCCGCCTTGCACGTCGAGGGTGTAGAGGGAGGCTGGCGAGAGGCGCTGGAGGTAGTCGGGTTCGACGGCGCACAGGTAGCGTTTGGCTGCGACGTGCAGGCGGACGGGTTCGGTTACGTCCGGCGGGAACCAGGCGGCGAGCCAGTCGGCGCCGGTGTGGCTGTGCCGGTTGTCGGTGCCGGTCATGAGCCGGGCGCCGCTGATGTGACCGGTGAAGTGGCCGATGTCGTGCAGGAGCGCTGCCGCGATGAGAACGTCGGGGGCGCCTGCGGCCTCGGCGTGGGCGGCGGTCTGCAGCATGTGCGCGGCTTGGGTGACCGGCTCGCCGAGGTACTCGCTGCTGCCCTCGTCGTTGAAGAGCTGTTCGAGTCGGGCGACGATGCCGAGGGTGCGGCGCAGGACGGCCAGTTCGCTGGCGGCGGCGTCGAGGTCGGCGTAACAGCCTTGCAGGTGCCGGGCGCCGTCGGCGGTGAAGCCGGAGCGGGCGTGCAGGATCCGGGTGTTGTCGAAGATCACGCAGTCGCCGGGTTCGAGTCGGAAGCTCAGCTGTGCGGTGGGGCGGTAGAGCAGTTCGGCGAAGGCGCGATAGGCCTGGTAGAACGCGGCGATTCGGTCCGGCTCCAGCGCGATCGGCCGCATGGAGCGGTTGTTGAATCGGATCTGCTTGATCCGGCCGAGGGGATCGAGTCCGATGAGTGGGGCGCTCGTGCTCAGGTCCGCGCCGGAATCGGCATAGCGGAAGGTCACCGGCGTGCGGGTGAGCAGGCCGAAGGCCTCTGGCTGCTCGCGGCGCAGCGTGACCGCGGCGTGGAAGCCGTCCACGAGGCCGGAGTCACCGCCGGCTGCCGCATTGGTGAGGCAGTGCAGCAGTTGGATGGTCGGGAGCGGGTCCCGGTAGGGGTTGTCGGTGTGGGGCAGGATCGGGCGCGAGCTGAACGCCAGGTTTGCCGGGTTCTGCTCGACGCGCACCTCGAACAGTTCACCGTAATTGGTCTCGCGTACGTAGCCGAACGATCTCGCGACGTCCAGCACGGCACGATCCGCGACGGGCACACCGCGGAGGATGACGAAGCCCTGCGTCAGCAGCGCCTCCAGACAGCGCGCGCGTTCGGCGGGATCATCCGCGAAGGACCGCCAGACACCTGTGGGCACGATGTCTTCAAGGTCCGCGGCAGTCCAGAGAGCCTTGGCGTCCTCGGTCCGGTCGTCGTAGGGGGGCGTCGTGCCGGGCTGGTAGGTGTCCAGCCATGTGTGGGTGAAGCGCGAGCGGTGCCCGTCCGGGGCGAAGACGACCTGCACGCCGTCGGCGTCCTCCTCGGCCTGCGCGATCACGACGTCGTGCGCCAGGTCGGTGATGTCGAAGAGTTTCTGGCCGCTGCCCGGGACCTGGCACCTGCTGCACGGGCAGTTGTCGCGAAGCCACAGGGCGGGAAAACGCGTCCCGTCCTGGCGGATCAGTTCGGTCTGCACGGTGGTCGTCACTTTCCTGTCGCGGGGGCGCGGTCGCGGACGAGAGGGGAAGCCGCGACGGAGTTGCGGACGGTGAAGGCGACGGCGTCGCCGACGTAGCAGTCCTGCGACCATTCCAGGGGCCGGCCCTGGTGGTCGGTGGACCGTCGCCGTTCGCGCAGGAGCGCGGTGCCGGCCGGGATCTCCAGCAGCCGGGCGTCCTCGGCGTCGGCGCTGACCGCGTCGATGGTGTGTTCCGCGTGTGCGAAGACGATCCCGTGCTCCTCCAGCCGTTCGCAGATCGACTCACGCTCCAGGTCTACGAAGGCGAACAGCGCGCCGACCGGTTCCGGATACGCCGTACGCTCGATCATCACCGGGACATCGGTCAGCAGTCTGACGCGCACCAGATAGACCACCGGATCGCCGGGCTCCAGTCCGAGTGCGTGCGCCTGCGCCGGATCGGCGGGCCGGCGCTCCAGGACATCGACACGTCCGGACGGCACCTCGCCGATCGAATGGGCCCAGCGCGAGAACGACCTCAGTTCCCCGAAACTCTGCAGCCTGGGCAGAGCGAGCACCGTGCGGCGCGCGCCCTGCTGCGAGGCCATCAGGCCGTCCTCGCGCAGGACCTCCAGAGCCCGACGCACCGTGTTGCGGGACACGCCGTACTCCTGAGCAAGGACATGCTCCGACGGCAGTCTCGACCCCGGCGGGAACACCCCGTCGGCGATCGCCTTGCGCAGCCGGACAACCAAGTCCAGGTAGAGGGAATCGGCCTGGTCTGCCATCACAGCTCCGGTGACTTGTAGGTACAAGCTGAAACCTGTACCTACAAGTTAGCCGGTGTGGGTGTGGCGGACAAGAGCTGTGGCCTCGGCGACCTGGAGGCGCTGGACATGAAGTCGGTCAATGTCCTGCCGGGAGGGACTGTTCGGTCCAGATCGTCTTTCCGGTTGTGGTGTGACGGGTGCCCCAGCGTTGCGTCAGTTGGGCGATCAGGAGCAGACCACGGCCGCCCTCGTCGTCGGCGCGGGCCCGCCGCATGTGGGGTGAGGTGCTGCTGGCGTCGGAGACCTCGCAGATGAGACTGATGTCCTTGATCAGGCGTAGCTGAATGGGCGGTTGGCCGTAGCGGATGGCGTTGGTGACGAGTTCGCTCACCACGAGTTCCGTGATGAATGCGGTCTCGTCCAGTCCCCAGGAAGTGAGTTGGTCGGCCGCGAGTTGGCGTGCACGGGCCACCACGGCGGGGTCCGGCGGCAGGTTCCAGGTGGCGACCTGAGAGGCGTCGAGGGTCTGGGGCCGGGCGAGGAGCAGGGCGGCGTCATCGGAGGGGGTGCCGGAGAGCAGCGCCTGCAACACCCTGTCGCAGGCGTCTTTCAGGGACGACGGGGCGTTGTGCAGAACGTCGCGCAACCGCGTGAGCCCGATGTCCACGTCCCGGTCGGCGGTCTCGATCAGGCCGTTGGTGAACAGAGCGATCAGGCTGCCCTCGGGCAGTACGAGTTCGGCGGACTCGAAGGGCAGGCCGCCCAGGCCCAGTGGCGGGCCGATGGGCAGGTCGGGGAAGTCGACCGTGCCGTCCGGGTGCACGATGGCGGGGGCCGGGTGCCCGGCACGGGCAACGGTGCAGTGCCGGGAGACCGGGTCGTAGACGGCGTACAGGCAGGTGGCGCCGGCGACCTCGTCCTCGGGCTCCGCAGCCTCCCGGGCGGACGGGCCCGCCTCGCGGTCGAGGCGCAGCACGAGGTCGTCGAGCTGCGTGAGCAGTTCGTCGGGTGGAATGTCGATCTCGGCGAGTGTGAGGACGGCCGTGCGCAGGCGTCCCATGGTGGCCGAGGCCTGGATGCCGTGGCCGACGACATCGCCCACGACGAGGGCGACCCTGGCACCGGACAGGGGGATGACGTCGAACCAGTCGCCACCGATGCCTGCCTTGGAGTCGGCCGGTACATAGCGGGAGGCCACCTCCACGGCACTCTGCCGGGGAGGCTGCCGGGGGAGCATGCTGCGTTGCAGGGCGACGGCGGTATTGCGCTCGCGGGTGTAGCGGCGGGCGTTGTCGATGGCCAGGGAGGCTCTGGTGGTGATCTCCTCGGCGAGGAGGAGATCGTTCACGTCGAAGGCCTCAGGCGTACGGTGCCGGAGGAATACGGCGAGTCCCAGGGTGGTGCCGCGGGCGCGAAGCGGCACCACGACGAGGGAGTGGATCCCGTGGGCGCGGACGGTGCGGGAGCGAGAGGCATCGTGCGCCAGCCACTGCTGGATGTCCGGTTCCTCGACCCAGTGCCATGCCGGCTTTCCAGTGGCCAGGGCGCGGCCCATGGGGGAGTCGTCGGGGTAGCGGTCCGTATCGCCGGGGGTGACCACGGATTCCGGGCAGCCGTCCAGGACGGACTGCTGCGCGGCCCGGCACAGAACGACGGGTCGGGTGGCCGGATCGAACTCCGGCTCCACGCCCTGGAAGACGGACTCGAACAGGTCGACGCTGACGAAGTCGGCGAAGTTCTCGGTGGCCAGGTCCGCCAGCTCCTGAGCGGTCCGTGTCACGTCGAGTGTGCTGCCGATGCGGACGCTGGCCGCGTTCACGATGGACAACCGTTGTCTGCTCCGGTACTGCCCGGTGATGTCGACGGCGGCCGTCGACATGCCCCGCACACGTGTCACCGCCGGGGCAGGACTGTTGGTGAGCCGGGCCAGCGCCGTCGGCAGCCCGGTGAGCGAGGTGATCACCGCGTCGGGCTCCTCGAGCTGGCTACGGGTCGGTGCCGGCGGAGCCTCGCCGCGCAGCATCCACACGGTGCGCATTCCGAGCCGCGCCGTGGGCCGGATGTCGGTGTCCAGCCAGTTGCCGACATAGGCGGCGCGGGTAGGGGGCACCCCCATCTGCTTCAGTGCCGCGAGGAAGGCGCGCGGATCCGGCTTCTCGAAGGGCTCGCCCCCGAGCAGAGTCGCGTCGAACATCCCGTCCAGGCCGTCACGGCGCAGTGCCTCCCGCACCTGTGGCGGGGACAGGGAGACGATGCCGAGCCGGTACTGGTGCGCCAGCGCGTGCAGGGTCGGCCTGACATCCGTGTAGAGGGCCTCGACCGGGTACTTCCAGTGCTGGACGATATGCCGGTGCAGCAGGGCCGCGTCCCTGCCGGGAACGAATCGCCGGGCGAACGCGGTGTGCAGCAGTCTGCTGCCGCCTTCGCGTTCGGCCTCGTACAGCCCCCAGAATTCGGATTCCTCGACGCCTCCGGCCAGTTCGGCGACCGCCTGGTGCAGCGCCTGTACGTAGCACGCGTCGTCGTAGATCGTCCCACCGATGTCGAACAGAACCGCGTCGATGCACTCGGCCGACCGCTCCTGCCCGGACATGGAACGACCTGTGTGCCTGGCCTCGCTCACGGCTCCCCCCTGGTTCGGAGGACATGTATCAGTCCCGACATCTCATCCTTACCGTGGGAACCTGAGACATCGCATGTCGTGAAGCCCCTCAGTGTGGCCACTGTTCGGGTGACGGGCGAAGATCACAAGGCTGCACGGGCAAAGAACACGCGGCCACCGGGATCGGAGCGGCTCCGCAGGTAATTCAACCGGTCTCCGCAGGTCCATCATCTCGGCACACCGGAGATGCCGCAGCATCGCGTGAGAAGCCTTGCCCCGGGATGACCTGCCGGTTCGAATCGGGGCGACGCCGATCCCGGCCAAGGACCCATCGGCGATCCCTGAGGGAACCCCCCACGTGCCTCTCGCCCCGACCAAGGAGGGTCTCATGCGACTCACCGCGCGCCCGCGCCGCGAACACCCCGGTCCGCCGTACCGTCGGTTGGCCCAGGGCCTGGCCGTTATGGCCATGGCGGGCTTCGCGGTCACCGTGCCCACCTTCATCGGAGGGGCAGTCGTCCTGGAGGCGGCGCACTGCTCCGACAGACTGTCGCAGGCGTTCTCGTGAGACTCAGGGAGGGTTTCCCTGGCATGCGCGGCCTGAGTCGGCAGAGGAGGAGGTCTGCGCGGTGCACGCCGGGAGTCCCTGATCGAGCAAGGTCCAGGTCATTCGGCCGAATGGGATATCGTTCCTCGTCGAACTCTCCCCATTCGCGAATGGGAAGAAATAGCAAGGAGACCCGGTGTCCGATCTTGGGCGGCTCGTCGCCGGCCGGTACCTGCTGGTGGAGCGGGTGGGTAGCGGCGGCATGGGCACCGTGTGGCGTGCCGAGGACAAGCTGCTCGGCCGCTACGTAGCCGTGAAGAAGCTGCGGATACCGCCCCACTTGCACGACGACGAGGCCCAGACGCTGCACGAGCGCACGCGCCGTGAGGCCCGCAGCGCCGCCCGGATCGCGCACCCCAACGTGATCGTGGTGCACGACGTAGTCGATGACGAGGGTCTGCCGTGCATCGTCATGGAGTACATACCCTCGGTCACACTGAGTGACGTACTGAAGCGGCAAGGTGCGCTGCCACCCGGTGAAGCCGCCCGGATCGGCCGTGCCATGGCTGCCGCCCTGCGCGCCGCCCACGACGCCGGGGTCCTGCACCGGGACGTCAAACCCGCGAATGTTCTGCTCGGCGACGACGGCCGGATCGTCCTCACCGACTTCGGTATCGCCATGGAGTCGGGAACGTCCTCACTGACCAAGTCCGGCGAGCTGATCGGCTCCATCCGCTACCTGGCGCCCGAACGCCTCAGGAGTGGTAGCACCGGGCCCGGTCCCGCCAGTGACCTGTGGGCCCTCGGGGCAACCCTGTACCAGGCGGTCGAGGGGCGGCACCCGTTCCAGCGCGACACGCCGATCGAGGTCGCGTACGCCATCGCCACCGAATCGCCCGAGCCGCTCCGCAGTGCCGGGGACCTGGCCCCGGTGATCGAGGGCCTGCTCGTCAAAGAGCCGGAACAGCGGATGGACGTACACGAGGTCGAGCGCCGCCTGGGCGATGTGACCGGAACACGAACCGCTCCCGTCGAGTTCCTCGCCGCCCGGCCGGACGATGTCGGCGACCTCGCGCCTCCCGCACGCAAGGGGCGCGGCAAGCGCCGCCGCGCGGTGGTGGGGGCGGTCGTGGCGGTGACCGTCGCCGCTTGTGGGGCAGGCGGCGCGGTGTGGTGGCTCAAGGCCGGTGCGCATGGCGCGAGTTCCCACGCTGCCAGGGCCGATGCCTCCAGCCCCGCTCCGAGGGTCAGCGCCACCCTGCCGCCGCTGCCCAGCGGATACCACCTCGCCAAGGACGACACAGGCTTCTCCGTACCCGTACGGGACGGCTGGACCAGCAAGACGATGCCGGGCGGCGAAGTCGCCTACGTAGACCCGTCAGGCCTGGTGGGTCTGCGGGTCAATGTCGTCCATTTCGCGGGTACCGACCCTCTGCGGCACTGGCGTGAGACGGAAGAAGACCAGACCCGCCGCGACAACCCCGGCTACGAACGAGTGAGGATGGCCGCGACAACCTTCCGAGGACAACCGGCCGGGTACTGGGAGTTCACCTTCGACGGCCGGGCACGGAAATTCCGGGCGGCGGAACTGGCTTTCGCCAGCGCCGACGGCACCCAGTACGTGGTCTACCTCTCCGCGCCGGACGCACAATGGCACACGTACCGGTCGGTCTTCGACACCGCCGTCAACGGAGTCCACCTGAGCGACAAGGCCTGACAGCAGCGTGACCGCCGAGTGCAGGCCCGTGACAGGAGGATGGGTACGGCGGCATGGCCGTGGCCGTCAACGGGGATACATCGGCTGGCCGGCCGCCCTCCTGAACAGGACGAACGCCACCACCGCACCGATTCCGGTCAGCGCGACGGCGGCGTAGTGCCAGCCTGCGAGCCCGTACTGCCCGCCGCCGCTGACCGCAATGATCGGTATGGCCGCGAAGTTGTAGGCGCTGTGGATGCCGATGACTTCCCAAATGCCCCGGCGGTAGAGGGAATAGAGTCCGGCGAAGACTCCGAAGATCAGGCCGTGCAGTACCGCAAGAGCGGTATGCGCGTCCACCAGAAGATGCAGGCAACCAAAAAGCACAGCCTGAATGAGCACCGCCTTGTAAGGGCCCCGTCGTCGGACCAGCAGCGAGAGCATCCAGCCACGGAAGATCACTTCCTCCACGCCCGCCTGGAACATGGTCACTACGATCCACAAGGGGGCGAAGGTGACGAGCGCGGAGGGCGGAACGGTCACGCTCACGGCGGTCCATCCCGTGGCGACCGCGAGGAAGAGCGCACCGACGGCCCAGGCCAGCCCCCATGCATGGCCCCGGGCGAGCGCACGCCCCCACCCCGGCAGAGCCAGGCCCAGATCGACGAATCGTCTGTGCTCGACATGGAAGACCCGGAAGGTCACCAGCGCCAGCAGCCCCCCGAATACAAGTGCTTCGCTGAGCGCCGATGCCACCGCACCACGCGGGTTCCACCAGGGATGGTCGAGCCCCTTCGTGATCGGTTGGGTGGCGGTCCGCGCCAGTCGGCCGAGCAGCATGTCAGCGGTGAACAGGACGAGGTAGAAGGGGAACACCCGTCTGCGTCCGGGCGGTTCGGAGACGTCGGATGTGCTTCTCACGTGTTCTCCACGGTGCATGCCGGGTGCTCTGATCTGTCCTGTCCGGTGGGTGCCCGCCCCGACGTGTCTGCCGGGCCGGGCATCCACGGCTGTGGCGCTACGTAATCACCGCACGGGTCCTGCTACTGAGGGGCCGCTGCGTCCTGGGCCGGCTGCGGGGCCGGGGCGGACTCTCCAGCCTCCTGGGGCGACCCACTGCCGGATTCCTGGGGAGGGGCGCCGTCCGTTCCCTGGGATGAGCCGTCGTCAGCTGAGTTGGGTGCGCTCTGGTTGGCCTTGTCGGCCGCCTTCGCCACCTTCTTGGCCGCGATATTGGCGACATCGACGGCGACCTTGCTCTTCGAGGCCTGGACCGGGGTGGGCGCAAGGCCGACCCACTGCGCGAACTCGTCCGCGCCCTGGCCGATGAGCTTCCCGGCCGCGCTGATGAGCTTCCCCAGCGCCCGGCTACCGCCGCCGCCCATGAGCTGGTGGCCGTCGACGGGGTCCCCGGACACCGAGTTGCCGACCGGCGCAGCCCCAGCCGTCGGGCTGCCGTGGCGCTCGGCTGCTTGGGCCGTCGTGGCGACGATCCCGAGTCCGGTGGCG contains:
- a CDS encoding FAD binding domain-containing protein, with the protein product MDLNTITEVVRRPSERPGRDWHEGDAWLAGGTWLYSTEQPDLRRLIDLTALRWEPLVLTDEGLEISATCTIRDLYTFPWPEGWTAGILFRKSCEAFLSSFKVWNAATVGGNICMSLPAGPMITLAVALEAQYELWAPDGSVRFVDALDFVTGDHRNVLAPGEILRRITIPEYALRKRTAHRRFTLTRLGRSTVFLVGTQRLGANDLLLTVTAGTTRPVRVAFDSLPDARTLRQSIDAVPADVWFADPNGTPDHRRHLTRHFAEEIRRELTAGDLA
- a CDS encoding helix-turn-helix domain-containing protein codes for the protein MSGAAQPQAPLRAASGGLLEGLGIPEAEQNAYLRVLASARCTAAGLAMELGITADRAERLLTALAQQGLVTRHDAVPVHWSAAAPDVAVEALLLRRERELLRTRGRVGELMRAYRRAQQPQMADLVEVVTGQAAIAERWRQMQDGAQRHLMLFDKPPHISPTDTELERSLLARRVRIRAVYEAGSLSAPGRLTEIREVVAAGEEARLLPQLPCKLAMVDDRWAMLPVATGSELQAAVLVRASSLLDALTGMFEAYWHRAVRVPDAGGPTLGAGNRRGELLTLLSAGFTDDSIARQLGVSPRTVQRWVHEVMDELGARTRFQAGIQAARAGLL
- a CDS encoding G1 family glutamic endopeptidase; the encoded protein is MGTNTGTRRNRFAGRATTAGLLLAAVALVPACAGTSAGAASTGFGPHTQRFQDSNWGGYVATGSFSTISGSWTEPHVTCNSSNDLFAPWVGLDGYGSQTVEQTGVQTDCSSGSPVLSAWYEMYPAAPVYWNDPVSEGDSITASAVSNGGGSYTLTLTDNTQGWTEHIDQNLGANNASAEAVIESPTQSYPSFSQLDFSGVTVDGQSFEATNPQAFTSGGYAPGPLSGGSFSMTPSGAARTPHTPAERPGVIRY
- a CDS encoding phosphonate degradation HD-domain oxygenase, with the translated sequence MTTTVQTELIRQDGTRFPALWLRDNCPCSRCQVPGSGQKLFDITDLAHDVVIAQAEEDADGVQVVFAPDGHRSRFTHTWLDTYQPGTTPPYDDRTEDAKALWTAADLEDIVPTGVWRSFADDPAERARCLEALLTQGFVILRGVPVADRAVLDVARSFGYVRETNYGELFEVRVEQNPANLAFSSRPILPHTDNPYRDPLPTIQLLHCLTNAAAGGDSGLVDGFHAAVTLRREQPEAFGLLTRTPVTFRYADSGADLSTSAPLIGLDPLGRIKQIRFNNRSMRPIALEPDRIAAFYQAYRAFAELLYRPTAQLSFRLEPGDCVIFDNTRILHARSGFTADGARHLQGCYADLDAAASELAVLRRTLGIVARLEQLFNDEGSSEYLGEPVTQAAHMLQTAAHAEAAGAPDVLIAAALLHDIGHFTGHISGARLMTGTDNRHSHTGADWLAAWFPPDVTEPVRLHVAAKRYLCAVEPDYLQRLSPASLYTLDVQGGPMSAAEADQFAALPHARQATALRRWDEAAKDPKATVPPFAHYRPLLARLLRTR
- a CDS encoding GntR family transcriptional regulator → MADQADSLYLDLVVRLRKAIADGVFPPGSRLPSEHVLAQEYGVSRNTVRRALEVLREDGLMASQQGARRTVLALPRLQSFGELRSFSRWAHSIGEVPSGRVDVLERRPADPAQAHALGLEPGDPVVYLVRVRLLTDVPVMIERTAYPEPVGALFAFVDLERESICERLEEHGIVFAHAEHTIDAVSADAEDARLLEIPAGTALLRERRRSTDHQGRPLEWSQDCYVGDAVAFTVRNSVAASPLVRDRAPATGK
- a CDS encoding SpoIIE family protein phosphatase, translating into MSGQERSAECIDAVLFDIGGTIYDDACYVQALHQAVAELAGGVEESEFWGLYEAEREGGSRLLHTAFARRFVPGRDAALLHRHIVQHWKYPVEALYTDVRPTLHALAHQYRLGIVSLSPPQVREALRRDGLDGMFDATLLGGEPFEKPDPRAFLAALKQMGVPPTRAAYVGNWLDTDIRPTARLGMRTVWMLRGEAPPAPTRSQLEEPDAVITSLTGLPTALARLTNSPAPAVTRVRGMSTAAVDITGQYRSRQRLSIVNAASVRIGSTLDVTRTAQELADLATENFADFVSVDLFESVFQGVEPEFDPATRPVVLCRAAQQSVLDGCPESVVTPGDTDRYPDDSPMGRALATGKPAWHWVEEPDIQQWLAHDASRSRTVRAHGIHSLVVVPLRARGTTLGLAVFLRHRTPEAFDVNDLLLAEEITTRASLAIDNARRYTRERNTAVALQRSMLPRQPPRQSAVEVASRYVPADSKAGIGGDWFDVIPLSGARVALVVGDVVGHGIQASATMGRLRTAVLTLAEIDIPPDELLTQLDDLVLRLDREAGPSAREAAEPEDEVAGATCLYAVYDPVSRHCTVARAGHPAPAIVHPDGTVDFPDLPIGPPLGLGGLPFESAELVLPEGSLIALFTNGLIETADRDVDIGLTRLRDVLHNAPSSLKDACDRVLQALLSGTPSDDAALLLARPQTLDASQVATWNLPPDPAVVARARQLAADQLTSWGLDETAFITELVVSELVTNAIRYGQPPIQLRLIKDISLICEVSDASSTSPHMRRARADDEGGRGLLLIAQLTQRWGTRHTTTGKTIWTEQSLPAGH
- a CDS encoding serine/threonine-protein kinase encodes the protein MSDLGRLVAGRYLLVERVGSGGMGTVWRAEDKLLGRYVAVKKLRIPPHLHDDEAQTLHERTRREARSAARIAHPNVIVVHDVVDDEGLPCIVMEYIPSVTLSDVLKRQGALPPGEAARIGRAMAAALRAAHDAGVLHRDVKPANVLLGDDGRIVLTDFGIAMESGTSSLTKSGELIGSIRYLAPERLRSGSTGPGPASDLWALGATLYQAVEGRHPFQRDTPIEVAYAIATESPEPLRSAGDLAPVIEGLLVKEPEQRMDVHEVERRLGDVTGTRTAPVEFLAARPDDVGDLAPPARKGRGKRRRAVVGAVVAVTVAACGAGGAVWWLKAGAHGASSHAARADASSPAPRVSATLPPLPSGYHLAKDDTGFSVPVRDGWTSKTMPGGEVAYVDPSGLVGLRVNVVHFAGTDPLRHWRETEEDQTRRDNPGYERVRMAATTFRGQPAGYWEFTFDGRARKFRAAELAFASADGTQYVVYLSAPDAQWHTYRSVFDTAVNGVHLSDKA
- a CDS encoding lysostaphin resistance A-like protein translates to MRSTSDVSEPPGRRRVFPFYLVLFTADMLLGRLARTATQPITKGLDHPWWNPRGAVASALSEALVFGGLLALVTFRVFHVEHRRFVDLGLALPGWGRALARGHAWGLAWAVGALFLAVATGWTAVSVTVPPSALVTFAPLWIVVTMFQAGVEEVIFRGWMLSLLVRRRGPYKAVLIQAVLFGCLHLLVDAHTALAVLHGLIFGVFAGLYSLYRRGIWEVIGIHSAYNFAAIPIIAVSGGGQYGLAGWHYAAVALTGIGAVVAFVLFRRAAGQPMYPR